One segment of Streptomyces sp. NBC_00576 DNA contains the following:
- a CDS encoding ABC transporter ATP-binding protein, producing MSPYRTTTASPVLAGTGLRKSYGLTRALAGVDVSVSAGESLAIMGPSGSGKSTLLHCLAGIERPDEGQVLLAGERVDQLGEPERSELRRTRFGFVFQSGQLLPELPADENVALPLMLGGVPRRQAVRKAREWFPVLGLSGKEERRPGELSGGQAQRVAIARALVGDPQVIFADEPTGALDQTTGMEVMGLLADITHRQGAALVVVTHDENVAHWCDRTVRVRDGRLTEDDRTRAAEAAGVAAWHTPGQPVGHDADARYDR from the coding sequence ATGAGCCCTTACCGCACGACCACCGCCTCCCCCGTCCTGGCGGGCACCGGTCTCAGGAAGTCCTACGGCCTGACCCGCGCCCTGGCAGGTGTCGACGTGTCCGTCTCGGCGGGCGAGTCGCTGGCGATCATGGGCCCGTCGGGGTCGGGCAAGTCCACGTTGCTGCACTGTCTGGCCGGCATCGAACGGCCCGACGAGGGCCAGGTGCTGCTGGCCGGCGAGCGTGTGGACCAGCTGGGCGAGCCCGAGCGCAGCGAACTGCGCCGCACCCGCTTCGGCTTCGTCTTCCAGTCCGGCCAGCTGCTCCCGGAACTGCCCGCCGACGAGAACGTGGCCCTGCCGCTGATGCTCGGCGGCGTGCCGCGCCGCCAGGCGGTCCGCAAGGCCCGGGAGTGGTTCCCGGTGCTGGGCCTGTCCGGCAAGGAGGAGCGGCGGCCGGGGGAGCTGTCCGGCGGGCAGGCGCAGCGCGTCGCCATCGCACGGGCGCTGGTCGGCGACCCGCAGGTGATCTTCGCCGACGAGCCGACGGGCGCGCTGGACCAGACCACCGGCATGGAGGTCATGGGCCTGCTGGCCGACATCACCCACCGGCAGGGCGCCGCGCTCGTCGTGGTCACGCACGACGAGAACGTGGCGCACTGGTGCGATCGCACCGTCCGGGTCCGCGACGGCCGCCTGACCGAGGACGACCGGACCCGCGCCGCGGAGGCGGCGGGCGTCGCCGCCTGGCACACGCCCGGACAGCCTGTCGGCCACGACGCGGACGCGCGGTACGACCGATGA